A stretch of the Bradyrhizobium arachidis genome encodes the following:
- a CDS encoding DUF2892 domain-containing protein: MFYRKNLPAWERIARLVAAAAMGVCAARFWGTPVGYLWAVLAVPMALTSMIGFCPMCALAGRRIRAKSELQAQGPE; this comes from the coding sequence ATGTTCTACCGGAAGAACCTGCCCGCCTGGGAAAGGATCGCGCGTCTGGTCGCTGCGGCGGCGATGGGCGTATGTGCCGCCCGTTTTTGGGGCACGCCCGTCGGCTATCTCTGGGCCGTGCTTGCCGTCCCCATGGCGCTGACGTCCATGATTGGATTCTGTCCCATGTGCGCTTTGGCCGGACGAAGGATTCGGGCAAAGAGCGAGCTGCAAGCTCAGGG